The following proteins are co-located in the Deinococcus yavapaiensis KR-236 genome:
- a CDS encoding SDR family oxidoreductase has product MTSRPTALVTGATGGIGLELARSLASTHDLVLTGRSDQKLAALRAEFPNARVLALDLSRPADLAANLPPFEALDVLIHNAGVAELGTVAETPADVWDETMRVNVLAPAELTRLLLQALRAARGHVVFVNSGAGLNASPGWGPYAASKFALKALADALRGEESSRGVRVTTVYPGRTATDMQRHVRQQEGGAYQPDVYIRPSSVARTILAVLSTPRDALLTDVTVRPSE; this is encoded by the coding sequence ATGACTTCACGACCCACGGCGCTCGTCACGGGCGCGACGGGCGGCATCGGACTCGAACTCGCCCGCTCGCTCGCCTCGACGCACGACCTCGTCCTCACGGGACGCAGCGATCAAAAGCTGGCCGCGTTACGCGCCGAGTTTCCGAATGCCCGCGTGCTCGCCCTCGACCTCTCTCGGCCCGCCGACCTCGCCGCGAACCTCCCGCCCTTCGAAGCGCTCGACGTCCTGATTCACAACGCGGGCGTCGCCGAACTCGGCACGGTCGCAGAGACGCCCGCCGACGTGTGGGACGAGACGATGCGCGTGAACGTCCTCGCGCCCGCCGAACTCACCCGCCTGCTTCTCCAGGCGCTTCGCGCGGCGCGCGGTCACGTCGTCTTCGTGAATTCCGGAGCGGGCCTCAATGCCTCGCCCGGTTGGGGACCGTACGCGGCCAGCAAGTTCGCCCTCAAAGCCCTCGCGGACGCCTTGCGCGGCGAGGAGTCGAGTCGGGGCGTGCGCGTCACGACCGTGTATCCGGGCCGGACGGCCACGGACATGCAGCGCCACGTTCGCCAACAGGAAGGCGGCGCGTATCAACCTGACGTTTACATCCGGCCGAGCAGCGTCGCCCGCACGATCCTCGCCGTGCTCTCCACGCCCCGCGACGCTTTGCTGACCGACGTCACGGTGCGTCCCTCAGAATGA
- a CDS encoding PucR family transcriptional regulator, producing MHPPSPPFERIAREISRRAAELLSAPTTVLDAQGGVVASSDDASSTVAHESTLRVPFRVADRHGHVVVGEGTGEEIISPRLARSVVELLVNQARAREDFPHGPELKDKLLHDLLLGEAVSEDSSTARARLLGMDLAPPRAVLLVDAAEFILGSNGEDDARSRRRADLVIGSVAGFFRLPLDTICTYLGRGEVAVLKASDSRNLETWAEDDEARTPSWSNLAALKRAATQLLEQLQVDTGRHVTIGLGRYHRGLRGLARSHQDAQAALSLGRRLHGDGRVYSLDALGVAAFLGVPDERIKLDLARHLLTPLDAEAELLFTLDVFFQHDCHPLPTAKALGIHRNTLSYRLDKTQLLTGLDPRHFDHAVQIRLAMLLRDFAR from the coding sequence TTGCACCCTCCCAGTCCCCCGTTCGAACGCATCGCCCGCGAAATCAGCCGACGCGCCGCCGAACTGCTGTCGGCACCCACGACCGTCCTCGACGCGCAAGGCGGCGTCGTCGCCTCGAGTGACGACGCGTCGTCGACCGTCGCGCACGAATCGACGCTGCGCGTGCCCTTCCGCGTCGCCGATCGCCACGGTCACGTCGTGGTCGGCGAGGGAACCGGAGAGGAAATCATCTCGCCTCGCCTCGCACGCTCGGTCGTGGAACTGCTCGTGAATCAGGCGCGCGCGCGCGAAGACTTTCCGCACGGCCCCGAACTCAAGGACAAGTTGCTGCACGACTTGCTGCTCGGCGAAGCTGTCAGCGAGGACAGCTCGACCGCTCGCGCCCGTCTGCTCGGCATGGACCTCGCGCCGCCACGGGCGGTGCTTCTCGTGGACGCGGCCGAGTTCATCCTCGGCTCGAACGGGGAGGACGACGCGCGATCGCGCCGCCGCGCCGACCTCGTCATCGGAAGCGTGGCAGGCTTCTTCCGCTTGCCGCTCGACACGATCTGCACGTATCTCGGACGCGGCGAAGTCGCCGTTCTCAAAGCGTCCGATTCACGCAACCTGGAAACGTGGGCGGAAGACGACGAGGCGCGCACGCCTTCATGGTCGAACCTCGCCGCGCTCAAACGCGCGGCGACGCAACTGCTGGAGCAACTGCAAGTAGACACGGGACGTCACGTCACCATCGGGCTCGGACGCTATCACCGCGGCCTGCGCGGCTTGGCACGCTCGCATCAAGACGCGCAGGCCGCCTTGTCGCTGGGGCGGCGACTGCACGGCGACGGACGGGTGTACAGCCTCGACGCGCTCGGCGTCGCCGCGTTTCTCGGCGTGCCCGACGAGCGCATCAAGCTCGACCTCGCCCGCCACCTACTGACGCCGCTCGACGCGGAAGCCGAACTGCTGTTCACGCTCGACGTCTTCTTTCAGCACGATTGCCATCCCTTGCCGACCGCGAAGGCCCTCGGCATCCACCGCAACACGCTCTCGTACCGCCTCGACAAGACGCAACTGCTCACGGGCCTCGATCCGCGTCACTTCGATCACGCCGTGCAGATTCGCCTCGCGATGCTCCTGCGCGACTTCGCGCGCTGA
- a CDS encoding exonuclease SbcCD subunit D has protein sequence MRLLHTADFHAGRVLRGADRTPEIRDALQEVTGLARTEKVDAVLVAGDLFDTVNPGADAEHAVFEFFLRLKELGIPSVAIAGNHDSANRLASLAGLLGWVGTQLVARPTPNPRDLVRTLTARDGTELVVGALPYLPERRIVQLADVMGADVGAWRQKYRSGMAFFLEQLEKSFRPNAVNTLMFHGTMDGARPSGSERDFQFDLSNAYTVSGQNVPQAAQYVALGHIHKPQQPSESVPAYYPGSLVQLDFGEAGEQKGVMIVEVEPGRPARPHFLELSSGKPLKVVRATPDNLEAKLARVQDFPGHLKVVVDVPGGAPLPGLKDRVLRLAPNALAVEVDKGDAGRESERAKREGLSLPQLFERYYRERKGVDLPETLLSAFEEANRAVVDEHADVEAVGT, from the coding sequence ATGCGACTTCTTCACACGGCCGACTTTCACGCGGGGCGGGTGTTGCGCGGCGCGGACCGCACCCCCGAGATCCGCGACGCGCTTCAGGAGGTGACGGGACTCGCGCGCACCGAGAAGGTGGACGCGGTGCTCGTGGCGGGCGACTTGTTCGACACCGTCAACCCCGGCGCGGACGCCGAGCACGCCGTCTTCGAGTTTTTCTTGCGCCTCAAGGAGCTCGGCATTCCGAGCGTGGCGATCGCCGGAAACCACGACTCCGCCAACCGCCTCGCGAGCTTGGCAGGTTTGCTGGGTTGGGTGGGAACGCAACTCGTCGCGCGGCCCACGCCCAATCCGCGCGACCTCGTTCGAACTTTGACGGCGCGCGACGGAACCGAGCTCGTCGTGGGCGCCTTGCCGTACCTCCCCGAGCGCCGCATCGTGCAACTCGCCGACGTGATGGGCGCGGACGTCGGCGCGTGGCGTCAGAAGTACCGTTCCGGCATGGCGTTTTTCTTGGAGCAACTGGAAAAGTCGTTTCGGCCGAACGCCGTGAACACCTTGATGTTCCACGGCACGATGGACGGCGCGCGGCCTTCAGGCAGCGAGCGCGACTTCCAGTTCGACCTTTCCAACGCGTATACGGTGTCCGGTCAGAACGTGCCGCAAGCGGCGCAGTACGTGGCGCTCGGACACATCCACAAGCCGCAACAGCCGTCGGAGAGCGTGCCCGCGTACTACCCCGGCAGCCTCGTCCAACTCGACTTCGGTGAGGCGGGCGAGCAAAAGGGCGTGATGATCGTGGAAGTCGAGCCGGGCCGTCCCGCGCGTCCGCACTTTTTGGAGCTCTCCAGCGGCAAGCCGCTCAAGGTCGTGCGGGCGACGCCCGACAACTTGGAGGCCAAGCTCGCGCGCGTGCAAGACTTCCCCGGCCACCTCAAGGTCGTGGTAGACGTGCCGGGCGGCGCGCCGTTGCCGGGCCTCAAGGACCGCGTGCTTCGCCTCGCGCCGAACGCGCTCGCCGTGGAGGTCGACAAGGGCGACGCGGGAAGGGAGAGCGAGCGCGCCAAACGCGAAGGGCTTTCGCTGCCTCAACTGTTCGAGCGCTACTACCGCGAGCGCAAGGGCGTGGACTTGCCCGAGACGCTGCTGAGCGCGTTCGAGGAAGCGAATCGCGCCGTGGTCGACGAGCACGCCGACGTCGAGGCGGTGGGCACGTGA
- the recD2 gene encoding SF1B family DNA helicase RecD2, protein MTVEVLKVRGQVNKVRFRAESGFAIFSASIENEQGRDEDATLVGSVPPLEAGDTFQAEVTLEEHKDYGYQYRVASMILDDTPVQLSEEGVAAYLEARVKGVGKVLAGRIAKTFGTATFEIISEEPKRLLQVPGVTESTLHKIVQSWEDAGGERKLLAGLQGLGLSISQAQRALKHFGGAALDALRQDIYALTEVEGIGFLTADKLAVGLGIDDDDPRRLVAASVYALQQAQQTGGHTYLPKERALKGLSHYTRVSAAQAQLALESAVELGRVVDDDGRVYLPHVLRAEKKLASVVRTLLATPPSDEWTVRKEDAKGLSDEQAKVLHLLQDHRLVVLTGGPGTGKSTTTRKVADLAEKLGLDVALCAPTGKAARRLGEVTGRSASTIHRLLAFGPDGFRFGHMEPLLYDLVIVDEVSMCGDALLLALLNALGPGTRVLLVGDADQLPPVDAGLPLIALAETAPTVRLSRVYRQAQESPIVSAAHGLLHGQAPTFTHKDLRLVELDPDGAARRVAGLVRDLGGPMSVQVLSPMRKGPLGVELLNSSLQATFNPGSGGTRIGDFEVRAGDLVVQTKNDYQNEVFNGTLGIVLREGGGKVQVDFEGNVVELAGAELWNLQLGYALTVHRAQGSEWRTVLCALHESHANMLSRNLAYTALTRARENFVAVGSSRAWTIAATRQREVRHTYLLERIRG, encoded by the coding sequence GTGACGGTCGAAGTCCTGAAAGTGCGCGGTCAAGTCAACAAAGTTCGCTTTCGCGCGGAAAGCGGCTTCGCGATCTTTTCTGCCTCCATCGAGAACGAGCAGGGGCGCGACGAGGACGCGACCCTCGTCGGTAGCGTTCCCCCGCTCGAGGCAGGCGATACCTTCCAAGCCGAGGTGACCTTGGAAGAGCACAAGGACTACGGCTATCAATACCGCGTGGCGAGCATGATCCTCGACGACACGCCCGTGCAGCTCAGCGAGGAAGGCGTCGCCGCGTACTTGGAGGCGCGCGTGAAGGGAGTCGGCAAGGTCTTGGCGGGCCGAATCGCCAAGACTTTCGGCACGGCCACCTTCGAGATCATTTCCGAGGAGCCCAAGCGTCTCCTGCAAGTGCCGGGCGTGACCGAGTCGACGCTGCACAAGATCGTGCAGAGTTGGGAGGACGCGGGCGGCGAGCGCAAACTGCTCGCCGGTCTGCAAGGCCTCGGCTTGTCGATCTCCCAAGCGCAGCGGGCCTTGAAGCACTTCGGCGGCGCGGCCCTCGACGCGTTGCGGCAAGACATCTACGCCCTCACAGAAGTCGAGGGCATCGGGTTTCTCACCGCCGACAAGCTCGCCGTGGGGCTCGGCATCGACGACGACGATCCCAGGCGTCTCGTCGCGGCGAGCGTGTACGCCCTGCAGCAAGCGCAGCAGACGGGCGGACACACCTATCTGCCCAAGGAACGCGCTTTGAAGGGCTTGTCGCACTACACGCGCGTGTCCGCCGCGCAAGCGCAACTCGCGTTGGAAAGCGCCGTGGAACTCGGGCGGGTCGTCGACGACGACGGCCGCGTCTACCTTCCGCACGTCCTGCGCGCCGAGAAGAAGCTCGCGAGCGTCGTTCGTACGCTGCTCGCCACGCCGCCGAGCGACGAGTGGACGGTGCGCAAGGAGGACGCCAAGGGACTGAGCGACGAGCAGGCGAAGGTGTTGCACTTGCTGCAAGACCACCGCCTCGTCGTCCTCACGGGCGGTCCCGGCACGGGCAAGAGCACGACGACCCGCAAAGTTGCCGACCTCGCCGAGAAGCTCGGGCTCGACGTCGCCCTGTGCGCTCCGACGGGCAAGGCGGCGCGGCGCCTCGGGGAAGTCACGGGCCGCTCCGCGAGCACCATTCACCGTCTGCTCGCCTTCGGTCCCGACGGCTTCCGCTTCGGGCACATGGAGCCGTTGCTGTACGACCTCGTGATCGTCGACGAGGTGTCGATGTGCGGCGACGCCCTGCTGCTCGCGCTGCTGAACGCCCTCGGGCCGGGCACGCGGGTCTTGCTGGTCGGCGACGCGGATCAGCTTCCGCCCGTCGACGCGGGCTTGCCTCTCATCGCCCTCGCCGAGACGGCGCCGACCGTGCGTCTGTCACGCGTGTACCGACAAGCGCAGGAAAGCCCCATCGTGTCCGCCGCGCACGGCTTGCTGCACGGCCAGGCGCCGACCTTCACGCACAAAGATCTCCGCCTCGTGGAGCTCGACCCGGACGGCGCGGCTCGTCGCGTCGCGGGACTCGTGCGCGATCTCGGCGGGCCGATGAGCGTTCAAGTCCTCTCCCCCATGCGCAAGGGGCCGCTCGGCGTGGAACTCCTCAACTCGTCGCTTCAGGCGACCTTCAATCCCGGCAGCGGTGGAACGCGCATCGGGGACTTCGAGGTGCGCGCGGGCGACCTCGTCGTCCAGACGAAGAACGATTACCAAAACGAAGTCTTCAACGGCACCCTCGGCATCGTCTTGAGAGAAGGCGGCGGCAAGGTGCAGGTGGACTTCGAGGGCAACGTGGTGGAACTCGCGGGCGCGGAATTGTGGAACCTTCAGCTCGGCTACGCCCTCACCGTGCACCGAGCGCAAGGCTCCGAGTGGCGCACCGTCTTGTGCGCGCTGCACGAGTCGCACGCGAACATGCTGTCTCGCAACCTCGCCTACACCGCCCTCACGCGCGCCCGCGAAAACTTCGTCGCCGTCGGATCGAGTCGCGCTTGGACGATCGCCGCGACGAGACAGCGAGAAGTGCGGCACACGTACCTGCTCGAACGAATCCGTGGCTGA
- a CDS encoding NCS2 family permease, with amino-acid sequence MQNTQSSPIGGWLEQYFGIRSSGSTIPREVRAGVTTFLTMSYILFVNPSTLGPAINVPNAFVQLLVTTAIAAAFGSLMMGLVARYPFAQAPGMGLNAYFAFSVVLGQKIPWQTALGAVFISGLLFVILSALGARQAVVKAIPSALKFAVTAGIGAFLAFIGLKNAGIIVANPATFVALGDLRSAPALVAILGLIVTAVLLSRGVVGAILIGIAASSVLAIITRAPVYAGGANGALQPFQGFGNGIVAAPIWPHDLVGALDIGGALGLGLLSVVFTFFFVDFFDATGTLTGLANKAGFMTPEGDMPRARRTFISDGLAAMFGAFMGTSTTTAYIESASGIEEGGRTGLTAVVVGLLFLLAIFLWPLAGAVPAAATAPALVLVGAMMLSSLARIEWDDYATTIPVFLTVISMPLTFSIANGVSFGVLSYVAIKALNGQAKQVHPLLYFVAALLLVRFIWLEG; translated from the coding sequence ATGCAAAATACTCAAAGCTCGCCGATCGGTGGGTGGCTCGAGCAGTACTTCGGTATTCGCTCCAGCGGCTCGACGATTCCCCGCGAAGTCCGCGCCGGCGTCACGACGTTCCTCACGATGAGCTACATCCTCTTCGTGAACCCGTCGACACTCGGGCCGGCCATCAACGTCCCGAACGCCTTCGTGCAGTTGCTCGTCACGACGGCGATCGCGGCCGCGTTCGGTTCGCTCATGATGGGCCTCGTCGCGCGTTACCCCTTCGCGCAGGCGCCCGGCATGGGCCTCAACGCCTACTTCGCCTTCAGCGTCGTCCTCGGTCAGAAGATTCCGTGGCAGACGGCGCTCGGAGCGGTGTTCATTTCCGGTTTGCTGTTCGTGATCCTCTCGGCGCTCGGCGCTCGTCAGGCCGTCGTGAAAGCCATTCCATCGGCCTTGAAGTTCGCCGTGACGGCGGGCATCGGGGCCTTCCTCGCCTTCATCGGCTTGAAGAACGCCGGCATCATCGTTGCCAATCCCGCGACGTTCGTCGCGCTCGGCGACTTGCGCTCGGCGCCTGCTCTCGTCGCCATCTTGGGCCTCATCGTGACGGCCGTGCTCTTGTCGCGCGGCGTCGTCGGCGCGATCCTGATCGGCATCGCCGCGAGCTCCGTCCTCGCGATCATCACGCGCGCGCCCGTCTACGCGGGCGGAGCGAACGGCGCGTTGCAGCCCTTCCAAGGCTTCGGCAACGGCATCGTCGCCGCGCCCATCTGGCCGCACGACCTCGTCGGGGCCCTCGACATCGGCGGCGCGCTCGGCTTGGGCCTCTTGTCGGTCGTGTTCACGTTCTTCTTCGTCGACTTCTTCGACGCGACGGGCACCTTGACGGGCCTGGCGAACAAAGCGGGCTTCATGACGCCCGAAGGTGACATGCCGCGCGCGCGACGCACGTTCATTTCCGACGGTCTCGCGGCGATGTTCGGCGCGTTCATGGGAACGTCCACCACGACCGCGTACATCGAAAGCGCCAGCGGCATCGAGGAAGGCGGTCGGACGGGCTTGACCGCCGTCGTCGTGGGCCTGCTGTTCCTGCTCGCCATCTTCTTGTGGCCGCTCGCCGGAGCGGTGCCCGCCGCGGCGACCGCGCCCGCCCTCGTCCTCGTGGGCGCCATGATGCTTTCGAGTCTCGCGCGCATCGAGTGGGACGATTACGCCACGACCATCCCCGTGTTTCTCACGGTGATTTCCATGCCGCTGACCTTCTCGATCGCCAACGGCGTGAGCTTCGGCGTGCTGAGCTACGTCGCCATCAAGGCCCTCAACGGCCAGGCGAAGCAAGTGCATCCGCTGCTGTACTTCGTCGCGGCCTTGCTGCTCGTGCGATTCATCTGGCTCGAAGGCTGA
- a CDS encoding GMC family oxidoreductase: MTFDFIVVGAGSAGCVLTRRLVDAGASVLLLEAGGHDRDLRVTAPAAFSRTFRTRFDWALETQPQRHLDDRRLFWPRGRVLGGSSSINATIWIRPPQEDFGAWGEGWSWTDVLPAFKVIETFDGGESATRGGDGELPVGARAFTHPLSYAFVEAARSAGFETRRSFNDGAIEGFGLLECNHRNGERVSAWRAFLAPLVPHPKLTVKTNVTVLRVDFEGKRAVGVTIRSGGKTRTLRAGGVVLAAGAVHSPHLLMLSGVGPRENLERVGIDVVLDAPSVGRNLQDHLAAPLIFSARVATLDSTALTLRAAARYLRTREGPLASNIAEAGGFIRSTPDLALPDVQFLFGPAYFRNHGFTRERGDFFSLGPVLVTPKSRGEVTLETNDPTRPPVIDPNYLSAEEDLDALVRGLAVGREISRSQPLKGFRSEEVLPAHPNLEAHVRAEAQTLYHPVGTCALGVRADAVVSPRLAVHELQGLWVADASVIPVIPRVNTNAAAMMIGQRGAEFILRDAP, translated from the coding sequence ATGACATTCGATTTCATCGTCGTCGGGGCGGGTTCGGCGGGATGTGTCCTGACGCGCCGCCTCGTGGACGCGGGCGCGAGCGTGCTGCTGCTCGAAGCGGGCGGGCACGACCGCGATTTGCGCGTCACCGCTCCGGCGGCGTTCTCGCGAACGTTTCGCACGCGCTTCGATTGGGCGCTGGAAACGCAGCCTCAGCGGCACCTCGACGACCGCCGCCTCTTTTGGCCGCGCGGCCGGGTGTTGGGTGGGTCGAGCAGCATCAACGCGACGATTTGGATTCGCCCGCCGCAAGAAGACTTCGGCGCGTGGGGCGAAGGTTGGTCGTGGACGGACGTCCTGCCCGCCTTCAAAGTGATCGAAACGTTCGACGGCGGTGAAAGCGCCACGCGCGGCGGCGACGGAGAGTTGCCCGTGGGAGCGCGGGCGTTCACGCATCCGCTGTCGTACGCGTTCGTGGAGGCGGCGAGAAGCGCGGGCTTCGAAACGCGTCGGTCGTTCAACGACGGAGCCATCGAAGGCTTCGGCTTGCTGGAGTGCAACCACCGAAACGGCGAGCGCGTGAGCGCGTGGCGGGCGTTTCTCGCGCCGCTCGTGCCGCACCCCAAGCTCACGGTGAAAACCAACGTGACGGTGTTGCGCGTCGACTTCGAAGGCAAGCGCGCCGTCGGCGTGACGATTCGAAGCGGCGGCAAGACGCGAACTCTTCGGGCGGGCGGCGTGGTCCTCGCGGCGGGCGCCGTGCACTCGCCGCACTTGCTGATGCTGTCGGGCGTGGGGCCGCGCGAGAACTTGGAGCGCGTCGGAATCGACGTGGTCCTCGACGCGCCGAGCGTAGGGCGCAACTTGCAAGATCACTTGGCGGCCCCGCTGATCTTCTCGGCGCGCGTGGCGACCCTCGACTCGACGGCGCTTACCTTGCGCGCCGCGGCGCGCTACCTTCGAACGCGTGAAGGGCCGCTCGCGTCGAATATCGCCGAGGCGGGCGGATTCATCCGGTCGACGCCTGACCTCGCGCTTCCCGACGTGCAGTTTCTGTTCGGTCCCGCGTACTTCCGCAACCACGGCTTCACGCGCGAGCGTGGCGACTTCTTCTCGCTCGGGCCGGTTCTCGTGACGCCGAAGTCACGGGGCGAAGTGACGTTGGAGACGAACGACCCGACGCGTCCACCCGTCATCGATCCGAATTACCTCAGCGCCGAGGAGGACCTCGACGCCCTCGTGCGCGGTCTGGCCGTGGGACGTGAGATTTCTCGGTCGCAGCCTCTCAAGGGATTTCGTAGTGAGGAAGTCCTGCCCGCGCATCCCAACCTCGAAGCGCACGTCCGAGCGGAAGCGCAGACGCTGTACCACCCGGTGGGAACGTGCGCTCTGGGCGTCCGCGCGGACGCCGTGGTGTCGCCTCGCCTCGCCGTGCACGAATTGCAGGGATTGTGGGTGGCGGACGCGTCCGTGATTCCGGTGATTCCGCGCGTGAACACGAACGCGGCGGCCATGATGATCGGTCAGCGCGGCGCGGAGTTCATTCTGAGGGACGCACCGTGA
- a CDS encoding CARDB domain-containing protein, with protein MNTNERGTTTAAKYEGGRSTSHALLMAAVLLAGGLLVGGAEARSASYLVAGQDMSAQAQNVVVSRDGGGTATHVFVNEMPLGLSTSGFPGFFGNLASTTPVGSALRLRVVVPEGEITAFDTVPERPTLAAPTSGPLNVGAPITVRWNSATSPDRFTVAATWSCGAGCGAGKTFEAAGAARALTIPANTLPADTTVKLRVYAYNDGTETFTGLAAPGSRMAIRNGDERGVDLRTTSAPSGRPDLVVTAASIDVASTCRPYAPILYVKAEVKNIGTAASSVPSSDVGMVSALHASGNGWGNGANVPGLAPGESTVVRFPIYYLASDPTFMPGRHRFAVAVNAGGWIEESNTANNAYGVVTVSVPAGLCSAGK; from the coding sequence ATGAACACGAACGAACGAGGAACGACGACGGCGGCGAAGTACGAGGGTGGGCGTTCGACGAGCCACGCGCTCTTGATGGCGGCGGTTTTGCTGGCCGGAGGTTTGCTGGTCGGTGGGGCCGAAGCGCGGTCGGCGAGCTACCTCGTCGCCGGGCAGGACATGAGTGCGCAAGCCCAAAACGTCGTGGTGAGCCGCGACGGCGGAGGGACGGCGACGCACGTCTTCGTGAACGAGATGCCGCTCGGCCTCTCGACCTCGGGCTTTCCCGGTTTCTTCGGAAATCTCGCCTCGACCACGCCCGTCGGCAGCGCGTTGAGACTGCGCGTCGTCGTGCCGGAAGGGGAAATCACCGCGTTCGACACCGTGCCCGAGCGCCCGACGCTCGCCGCGCCGACGAGCGGCCCTTTGAACGTCGGCGCGCCCATCACCGTCCGCTGGAATTCCGCGACGTCCCCGGACCGCTTCACGGTCGCCGCGACGTGGTCATGCGGAGCGGGGTGCGGCGCCGGCAAGACCTTCGAGGCGGCGGGCGCCGCTCGCGCGCTCACCATTCCCGCGAACACTTTGCCGGCGGACACGACCGTGAAGTTGCGAGTGTACGCGTACAACGACGGCACGGAAACCTTCACGGGTCTCGCCGCGCCCGGATCGCGCATGGCGATTCGCAACGGCGACGAGCGAGGCGTCGACCTGCGTACCACGTCCGCACCATCAGGGCGACCCGATCTCGTCGTGACGGCAGCCAGCATCGACGTCGCCTCGACGTGCCGGCCGTACGCCCCGATTCTGTACGTCAAGGCGGAGGTGAAAAACATCGGGACGGCCGCGAGCTCGGTGCCGTCCTCGGACGTCGGAATGGTGAGCGCCCTGCACGCGTCGGGCAACGGGTGGGGCAACGGCGCGAACGTGCCCGGCCTCGCGCCCGGTGAAAGCACCGTCGTTCGCTTCCCGATCTACTACCTGGCGTCCGACCCGACCTTCATGCCCGGTCGGCACCGCTTCGCCGTCGCCGTGAACGCGGGAGGCTGGATCGAGGAGTCGAACACCGCGAACAACGCCTACGGCGTGGTCACCGTGAGCGTCCCCGCAGGGTTGTGCTCGGCGGGCAAATAA